The genomic DNA TGGGATGATTAGGATTCATGCCTCCCATTCTAAAACGAGTTACAGCTTCCTGATTCACCATTTCTTTCAGGTCATCATAATCAATCACTTCGATTTTTTGTAGTTCATGGCTCGTTCTAAAACCATCAAAAAAGTTTACAAAAGGTAAACTACCTTCTAAGCTAGCTAAATGAGCAACTGCCGACAAATCCATCACTTCTTGAACACTCGATTCTGCTAACATACAAAAACCTGTTTGGCGGGTAGCCATCACATCGCCATGATCACCAAAAATACTCAACGCACTTGTCGTTACTGCCCGAGCCGCCACGTGGAACACAGAAGGCAGCAATTCTCCTGCGATTTTATACATATTGGGAATCATCAACAGTAAACCTTGTGAAGCAGTATAAGTAGTGGTTAACGCACCTGTTTTTAACGAACCATGAACTACTCCCGCTGCCCCAGCTTCTGATTGCATTTCAATAACTTGAACTTTTTGACCATAAATATTTTTTAAACCACTTTCCGCCCATTCATCCACCAACTCAGCCATTGTTGAACTTGGTGTGATAGGATAAATAGCGGCAACTTCTGTAAACGCATATGAAATATAAGCCGCTGCGGTGTTTCCATCCATTGTTTTTTTCATTTTTTCACCTTTTATCTTTCCTAAGCATTGCTTGTGACTGTTGTTTTTTGTGTTTTGACATACTGATCAATTGCATTAGCTGCGATTTTTCCGGCGCCCATCGCTAAAATAACGGTGGCAGCACCTGTGACTATGTCGCCCCCAGCAAAAACGCCAGGTATTGAGGTTGCTCCTGTTTTAGGATCAGCCTGAATGTACCCCCATTGGTTTAGTTCTATTTCTGGATATGTTGATAACAAGACTCGATTTGCCCCTTGGCCAATTGCCTCGATTACTGCATCAGCAGGAATGGTAAACGTGCTGTTTGGAATTGGTTCTGGCCGTCGTCTTCCAGACGCATCTGGTTCACCTAAAACCATTTTGACACATTCAACACCGGCTAGATTTCCTTGTTGGTCATCTAAATAAGCAATTGGATTCGTTAACCAATAATAGTTAATTCCTTCTTCAAGGGAATGGTGGTATTCTTCAATTCTTGCTGGTAATTCTTCTAACGAACGACGATACACAATGTTCACATTTTCAGCGCCTAATCGTTTGGCTGAACGAGCAGCATCCATTGCAACATTCCCGCCGCCAATCACAACGACATTTTTAGCACGTTTAATCGGTGTATCATATTCTGGAAACTCATAGCTATGCATTAAATTGATTCGTGTTAAAAATTCACTAGAAGAATAAACCCCGTTTAAGCTAGTTCCTGGGATTCCCATAAAGTTTGGTGCCCCTGCACCAACCGATAGATAACAGGCATCAAACTCTAACATTATTTCTTCCATCGTAATCGTTTTACCTACTACCACATTGGTTTCTATTGTTACACCTAAGGCTTCAATACTCGCAATTTCCTGTTTAACAATTTTTTTCGGTAAGCGAAATTCAGGTATGCCATAGGTTAATACGCCGCCAGCTTCATGAAGCGCTTCAAAAATAATTACTTCGTAACCGAGCTTTGCCAAATCCCCCGCAACCGTTAACCCAGAAGGACCAGAACCGACCACTGCGACTTTCCCTTTTGTTGGTTCCGCTGTTTTCTTAGGAAACTTGTGATTTTCTAATGCCCAATCGGCAACTAAACGTTCTAATTTGCCAATTGCCACTGGTTCAAAGTTTTTGGCTTTCCCTAATTTACAAACTTGTTCACATTGTTTCTCTTGCGGACAAACGCGTCCACAAATAGCAGGTAAATTTGTATATTTACTTAAAATATCGGCTGCTTGTTCCATGTTTCCTTCACGAATAGCTAAAATAAATCCAGGAATATCAATCATCACGGGGCATTTAGTAATACAAGGTGCATTTTTACATTGTAAACAGCGAACCGCTTCCTCTTGCCCTTCTGCTAATGTATAGCCTAAGCAAACCTCTTCAAAATTATTCTTTCTGATAGTAGGTGCTTGTTCCGCAATCGGTGTTTTTATACGACTTTTTCTAGCCATTTTTCTCCACCTGCTCTTTCAAACGATCTGTAAAGCAAACTGCTTCTTCTTCCTGATATTGCTTCATTCGATTAATGAATTCATCCCAATTTACTTCATTGCCTTTAAACTCAGGTCCATCAACACAGGCAAATTTCATGGTGCCATCAACAGTGACCCGACAACCACCACACATGCCTGTTCCGTCAATCATAATAGGATTCAAGGAAACATAAATTGGTAATTGATGTTTTTCAGCTGTCAAGGTACAAAATTTCATCATGATGCTGGGCCCAATCGCCCAACTGTAGGCTACAGATTCACGTGCAATAACTTCTTCCATCGCTTCTGTTACTAAGCCCTTTTTACCTAATGAACCATCATCCGTTGTAATGATTAGCTCATCCGAATAACAACGGCATTCTTCTTGTAACAGAACTAACTCAGCTGTTCGTGCCCCCAAAATCGTAATCACTCGGTTGCCTGCTTCTTTTAAAGCCTTGATAATTGGATAAATAGCCGCGATACCAACCCCGCCACCGACAACCATCACCGTTCCATATTGCTTCACTTCTGTGGGCATACCTAAAGGTCCAGTGATATCTAACAAAGAGTCGGAAGTTTTAAGTTGGGAAAGTGCAGCTGTTGTCTTACCGATTACTTGGAAAATAATTCGAATACTGCCTGCTTGTGGATTTGTCTCCGCAATCGTTAAGGGGATCCGTTCTCCCTTTTCGTCAATTCTTAAAATAACAAACTGTCCAGCCTGAGCATGTGTCGCTATTCTTGGCGCTTCCAGCCAAAAATCAAATGTATTACTAGATAATTGAGTCGACTGAAGAATATTAAACATTGAAATACCTACCTTCATCATTCCTTTTCATTCTGACTCCTACTTTCTTAAATCCTTAGGCAACGCTATCAGATAAAGTGGTGGCGACACTTTGAACAAATGTTTTTAGCAGTTCGATGTCTTCTTCTTCTGCATTGTTTTCAATTTCAACTGTTTCAGCTACTTTTTTAGCACCAGCTTTTTCAAAAGCTCCTACAAAATCATGCGCTGATTTACAGAAAAATTCACCATATTCACGATCACCGGAACCAACAACGCCAAATGGCTTACCTGCTAAATCCTTTTCAGTTAATTCATCAAAGAAATCTTCAAATTCAAAAGGCAGTTCCCCATCACCATAAGTATACGTTGCGATAATACAAGCATCTGCATCATCAAAGAAGTCTACATCAACTTCTGAACATTCTTCACGTTCTACTTCAACTCCAGCTTCTTGAAACTGTTCTTCCAAAATCTCGGAAATTTCTTCTGTGTTTCCAGTCATACTTGCATAAACAATTTTTACTAGTGCCATCTTCATTCATTTCCTTTCTGTTGTCCTAAATATTTCAATGCATTCAAATGCAATTGTAACCCCTTACATTAATTCCTAAAAAAATAACTTTTACAAATGATTTTATTCACAAACTAATCTAACTAAGTATGTACTCTTCTCCTTTCGAGATAGAGTATTTTTTACTACGTCTTTACTATACCACACTCCAAACCTTTTTAACAATATTTTTAAGGTAAAAAAAATATTATTTAGGTTCTTTTTTATAAAATGTTTTTCCTTCTTCCAATCATAAAAATTGCTTCTAAAACCGCTCCCCCTAATGCACGAGCTTTGTCGGAGATCGTCAAGCAATCGACTTTCTCAACCGGTCGAGGATCTACATCCGCACACTTCAACCCTTGATAACAGGTTACCTTTTCTGAAATCAATCCTCTCAAAGTCCCTGTCAGAGGCGAATAAACTGGAACCTGATCGATAAAAAATAATACTTCCCCTTTCAACACGAGATCCCCTATGTTTTTAAGGTGGGTAACTTGTCCGGAAGCAGGGGCATGGACAACTCGTTCCGCACTTTTTCCGCCAATTTCACCTGGAATACCTGTATTAGGTAAAGCTGTTCCTTCAAAGTATAAACGTCCCAGCCTATGGCCACGCATTGTCTCAATCACAACATCGACATCTTGCGGTGCTGAAAAACCTGGTCCTAAAGCAATCGTAATCGGTGCCATTCCTCGATGCGTACCTAAATTTTTCTTAGCCAAAATCGCATCGATAACAATCAGTGGTTTCAATTGTTGAATAGCACTTGCTGTTTGATCGACAAAAACAGGCAGCTTATTTTGCTGCCAACATTTCGCGCAATCCTTTAATGAAGTAATTCGAACAGCAATCAAATCTTCCACTCTTTGTTCTTTCTGAAAAATAGCATCACAAACTGAAACAGTCCTCCGAATGGCCAGAGGACATTCTGTTTCTAATACTAGTATTTTAAAGCCAACGTGCCATAATTTTTGGATAACGCCTGTCGCTAGATCGCCCCCTCCGCGAACAATCACTAATTTTTCTTGGATGTTTTGACTGATTTCTCCCATAAAATAAGTCCTTTCTCTAATTCCATATTGCAAGCAATAATTTTGTCTAATTTTTCAAAACAGCTTTTGGGTAACTGAAGACAGACATTCATCGCTTGAACGAACTCTCTTCGCGTATGGGTTTGATTTAAACACAAAATTCGTTTGCCTTGGCTCTCTTTAAACAATCCTTTTGGATGAGCAATCAGTTGAGCTAACAATGTTTCTGTGATTGGTTCTTGTTGTTGCGCATCGGTTAATTCCAAAAAAAGCGGCAACCGATGAATGGTCGTTTCATCTATCTTTTGACCAATCACAGAAATCGGAAGCACACCAATTGTGGTGGTTGTTTCTTTTAATATCACGGGTTCATAAGAGGACCAGCCTTTCAAAGGTCGTTGTTTGGAACCATCCGCTTCTAAAAAAACTTTCGTGAAGTGCTGAAACAATATTTGAAGCGAGGTCATTGCAGGCATCGTTAGTTTTGTTTGATTGTTGATAGCGGTTCCTGCTAAAGTGATTCCGCAGATATTCGGCGTTATTTTTTCAAAATGGTTTGTATAAAAATAATCATACAATTGACGTTGGGGAAACCCAATTTTTGTGGTTGTACTAACCAGAACAGCTTCCTTTCGATATGTTTTTGCTAGCGCCCACATTAAGCTTGTTTTCCCACCACTACCAACAATCGACACAATTTCCTTTCCTTGTAAATCAAAACACTTTTTTAAGGACTCCACAGTTGGTACCTCCTTTCCCCAAGGTCATTTTTCACAGAAAAAATAGAGGCTACGCGTACTTTTGCTTCTTCTAAAAAACATACAATGTGAGTTATTTCCGCTTCATTAATGAGTAAACCGATCCCACAGCCATCCGTCAATGATGGTGGCAAAGTAAAGACGCGAACAGCCACCTTTCTTGTCAACAGTACTTGTTCTGCCTGAACAGCATAATGTGTATTCGGAAAGGTTAGCAAATACTCCATCTTTTCACCTTCTTTTTTTGTTAAAGCGTAATTACTTTAGCCGCTTGATTCATTGTTTCAACAATTTCGTACATATTAGTAATAGATCCGATAGCTAAGGTGTCTGTTAAATGATAAAAATCTAAACAGGCCCCACACGTTTGAATCGTGGTTCCCTTCTCCGCTAATTGTTGCAAATCATCTAAGGTATTCGCTGCTTGATTCGTTAAAAACGCCCCTCGATTAAAGAATAATAGCTGTGTAGGAACAGTTTCTGCTTCTGATAAGGATTGAAGATAACTTTTCATTAATAGTCGTCCTAGCTGCTCGTCTCCAGTACCTAATTGATCGGAGCCAATCGTAATTACTAAATCTGTTGCTGACTGACTTGTTTGTTGAGTCGCTTCTTTAGGTACCGTAATTTTGACAGAGAAAACCGTGGCTTCTATCTGCTTCGCAGTCAAAGTGGCTTGTTTTTTAGTAGCTAATTTTTTTAAATTTTCAATGGCTACTTCGTTATCGACTAAAACCTCGATAGTGCCTCCAGCCAAACCTAGCTCCGCCAAGGCTTTTTTCGTTTCAATCACAGGTATTGGGCAAGGTTTTCCCAATGCATCTACTAATTTCATATTTGGCCCTTCTCTCTATAAAAGTACTACTGCTTGTTGTTCTTTTGGCAGAACCTCGCCAATAATTTTGGCAACAGGGTCCTCTTTTTGAATAGCTGCTAAACAGGCTGCCGCTTCATCAGCAGCGACACTAATTAACAGTCCGCCAGATGTTTGTGGATCAAACAAAAGTTCTTGCATTTCCATAGAAATTTTTGAATAATCGATTGTCGTTCCGATTGTTTGTCGGTTTCTTTGCCCAGCTGCAGTGACTAAACATTCTCCGGCGTAGGCCAACGCTCCTGTAATGGTTGGTAACGCTTCTGTATCAATCAGTAATGTTACCTGATTATCAGCCATTTCTTTTGCATGAATTAATAGACCAAACCCAGTCACATCAGTACAAGCATGTACTGCGTAAGATCGAGCATTCACAGCGGCATATTTATTTAAACGTTCCATCGAATCTTGCGCGATTTTTTGTTCCCTCTGCTTCGCTAATTGCCCCCGAACAGCCGCTTGAATAATTCCTACACCTAATGCTTTAGTTAAAATCAAGACATCCCCCACCTGTGGCGTATTATTATGCCACAAATTTTCTGGATGAACTTCTCCAGTTACCGCTAAGCCATACTTGGGTTCATGGTCATAAATCGAATGACCTCCCGCCAGTAAAGCGCCCGCTTCCTTTAATTTTAAGCTGCCACCCAAGAGCATTTGTTCCAACCATTCTTTTGACATCTTTTGTGGAAAACAAACAAGATTTAGCGCATAAAGGACTGTTCCGCCCATGGCATAGACATCACTTAAAGCATTAGCGACCGCAATTTTTCCAAATGATAACGGATCATTGACCATTGGTGAAAAAAAATCAACCGTTGAAATCAAAGCTTTTTCAGGCGTTATTTGGTAAACCGCGGCGTCGTCGGCATGTTCAAACCCGACGAGTAGCCGCTCATTTGCCGGTGTTTCGGGTAAGTGTTGCAACAATTGGTTCAGTACACGGGATTCAATTTTTGCCCCGCAGCCGCCTGATGTACATTGTGATAAAAAATCCATGCTGTCCGCTCCTTCTCAAATTAGTAGTTCTTGTAAAGCGTGAATTGTCCAAGTAATTTCTTCAGGCGTTGTCTGCCAACCAAAGCTAAAACGTAAGGTGCCAGTTGCTAAAGTCCCAGCTGTTTCATGGGCTAATGGTGCACAATGCAAACCTGCGCGCGTCATAATGCCATATTGTTCTGCTAGTTGCTGTGCCACCACTGTTTCTTCCTGATTCCATAGTGTGATAGAAACAACAGGGACAGTTTGTGCCACGTCCTTGGTTCCTAAAATTGTGACAGGTAACCCTGATAAACCATTAAAAAAATTCTGCATTAAGGTTCGTTCGTGCTTTTGAATCGCTGCTAAACCAATTTTATTCAACTCTTTAACAGAACTATTTAAGCTTAGAATACCTAAATTGTTTAACGTACCAGCTTCAAATTTATCTGGTAAAAAAGAGGGTTGATCAAAGGAATTAGAATGGCTACCAGTGCCGCCCGTCATCAGTGGTTTGACCGCTTCAGCCCCTCGCTCACTAAAAGCTAACCCACCAATACCTGCTAATCCATATAAGCTTTTATGTCCAGTAAAGGCTAACACATCAATGGCCATCTGGGTCATTTTTATTGGTAAAAATCCCGCCGTTTGAGCCGCATCCAAAATAGTTAGTAATCCTTTCTGTTGAGCCCATTGAAAACATTCTTCAATGGGTAAAATGGTGCCTAAGACATTGGATGCGTGTGTCATCACCAAGGCTTTTGTATTCGTTCGCCAGGCTCGCTGAATATCTTCTATATCTAATAGGCCAGTTTTTTGACAAGCAACATACGTCACTGAAATGCCTCGTTCTTTCTCAAGCAAGTGAAGAGGTCTGGCTACTGCATGATGTTCTAACATGGTCGTAATTACATGGTCGCCAGGTTGTAAAAGTCCTGCTAATGCAAGATTTAAGGAAGTTGTTGCGTTATTTGTAAACGTAATCTGAGCCGCACTGGGTGCCTGAAAAAAGTCTGCTAACAATTGACGTGTCTCTAAAAGAGGAAGCCCCTCTCTAAGCAAAGGGGCATTTCTTCCGTAATTCATGAACTGATTTTCTGCTAAATAGGCAGTCAAAGCCTCAATGGTTGCTGGAAATTTTTTATAGGAAGTCGCTGCATAATTTAAATAAACCAAGTCCTTCATACGTTTTTCCTCTCTAACTATTGGTTTCTTGAATTAATTTTCTGTACTCTTCTGGCGTATCGATATCTTTTAAACGGCCAGGAGTCGCTATTCTCAGCATCTGAACTGCTTCTGGAAAGCGTTCACAAATCATGCGTCCGCCTGTTTCACCAGTCAATGTTAATAGTTCTTGTCGAAATTGATTACCGAATAATACTGGACTACTAGGACAACCATCTTTTTGTAATGGCACTACAATTTTATTTCTCTGACATTTATCTAACACGGGTTGTAGCATTTTAGGTGTTAACAATGGTTGATCACTAGGTAAGTATAAATAGCCAGCTCCCCGAGCTTGTTCGGTTCCTAAACGAATACTGCTACTTTGCCCTTCTTGCCATTG from Enterococcus faecalis includes the following:
- the gltA gene encoding NADPH-dependent glutamate synthase encodes the protein MARKSRIKTPIAEQAPTIRKNNFEEVCLGYTLAEGQEEAVRCLQCKNAPCITKCPVMIDIPGFILAIREGNMEQAADILSKYTNLPAICGRVCPQEKQCEQVCKLGKAKNFEPVAIGKLERLVADWALENHKFPKKTAEPTKGKVAVVGSGPSGLTVAGDLAKLGYEVIIFEALHEAGGVLTYGIPEFRLPKKIVKQEIASIEALGVTIETNVVVGKTITMEEIMLEFDACYLSVGAGAPNFMGIPGTSLNGVYSSSEFLTRINLMHSYEFPEYDTPIKRAKNVVVIGGGNVAMDAARSAKRLGAENVNIVYRRSLEELPARIEEYHHSLEEGINYYWLTNPIAYLDDQQGNLAGVECVKMVLGEPDASGRRRPEPIPNSTFTIPADAVIEAIGQGANRVLLSTYPEIELNQWGYIQADPKTGATSIPGVFAGGDIVTGAATVILAMGAGKIAANAIDQYVKTQKTTVTSNA
- a CDS encoding DUF3343 domain-containing protein, with amino-acid sequence MEYLLTFPNTHYAVQAEQVLLTRKVAVRVFTLPPSLTDGCGIGLLINEAEITHIVCFLEEAKVRVASIFSVKNDLGERRYQLWSP
- the mocA gene encoding molybdenum cofactor cytidylyltransferase; its protein translation is MSLVSVIILASGNSQRMGQNKLFLKYQGKTFLEHTLTLVNQLDVLERILVVSPENQPAFPLPKNIQVILNHQWQEGQSSSIRLGTEQARGAGYLYLPSDQPLLTPKMLQPVLDKCQRNKIVVPLQKDGCPSSPVLFGNQFRQELLTLTGETGGRMICERFPEAVQMLRIATPGRLKDIDTPEEYRKLIQETNS
- the yedF gene encoding sulfurtransferase-like selenium metabolism protein YedF; the encoded protein is MKLVDALGKPCPIPVIETKKALAELGLAGGTIEVLVDNEVAIENLKKLATKKQATLTAKQIEATVFSVKITVPKEATQQTSQSATDLVITIGSDQLGTGDEQLGRLLMKSYLQSLSEAETVPTQLLFFNRGAFLTNQAANTLDDLQQLAEKGTTIQTCGACLDFYHLTDTLAIGSITNMYEIVETMNQAAKVITL
- the yqeC gene encoding selenium cofactor biosynthesis protein YqeC — translated: MESLKKCFDLQGKEIVSIVGSGGKTSLMWALAKTYRKEAVLVSTTTKIGFPQRQLYDYFYTNHFEKITPNICGITLAGTAINNQTKLTMPAMTSLQILFQHFTKVFLEADGSKQRPLKGWSSYEPVILKETTTTIGVLPISVIGQKIDETTIHRLPLFLELTDAQQQEPITETLLAQLIAHPKGLFKESQGKRILCLNQTHTRREFVQAMNVCLQLPKSCFEKLDKIIACNMELEKGLILWEKSVKTSKKN
- the sclA gene encoding selenocysteine lyase SclA, encoding MKDLVYLNYAATSYKKFPATIEALTAYLAENQFMNYGRNAPLLREGLPLLETRQLLADFFQAPSAAQITFTNNATTSLNLALAGLLQPGDHVITTMLEHHAVARPLHLLEKERGISVTYVACQKTGLLDIEDIQRAWRTNTKALVMTHASNVLGTILPIEECFQWAQQKGLLTILDAAQTAGFLPIKMTQMAIDVLAFTGHKSLYGLAGIGGLAFSERGAEAVKPLMTGGTGSHSNSFDQPSFLPDKFEAGTLNNLGILSLNSSVKELNKIGLAAIQKHERTLMQNFFNGLSGLPVTILGTKDVAQTVPVVSITLWNQEETVVAQQLAEQYGIMTRAGLHCAPLAHETAGTLATGTLRFSFGWQTTPEEITWTIHALQELLI
- a CDS encoding flavodoxin, encoding MKMALVKIVYASMTGNTEEISEILEEQFQEAGVEVEREECSEVDVDFFDDADACIIATYTYGDGELPFEFEDFFDELTEKDLAGKPFGVVGSGDREYGEFFCKSAHDFVGAFEKAGAKKVAETVEIENNAEEEDIELLKTFVQSVATTLSDSVA
- a CDS encoding sulfide/dihydroorotate dehydrogenase-like FAD/NAD-binding protein, translating into MKVGISMFNILQSTQLSSNTFDFWLEAPRIATHAQAGQFVILRIDEKGERIPLTIAETNPQAGSIRIIFQVIGKTTAALSQLKTSDSLLDITGPLGMPTEVKQYGTVMVVGGGVGIAAIYPIIKALKEAGNRVITILGARTAELVLLQEECRCYSDELIITTDDGSLGKKGLVTEAMEEVIARESVAYSWAIGPSIMMKFCTLTAEKHQLPIYVSLNPIMIDGTGMCGGCRVTVDGTMKFACVDGPEFKGNEVNWDEFINRMKQYQEEEAVCFTDRLKEQVEKNG
- the yqeB gene encoding selenium-dependent molybdenum cofactor biosynthesis protein YqeB, which encodes MGEISQNIQEKLVIVRGGGDLATGVIQKLWHVGFKILVLETECPLAIRRTVSVCDAIFQKEQRVEDLIAVRITSLKDCAKCWQQNKLPVFVDQTASAIQQLKPLIVIDAILAKKNLGTHRGMAPITIALGPGFSAPQDVDVVIETMRGHRLGRLYFEGTALPNTGIPGEIGGKSAERVVHAPASGQVTHLKNIGDLVLKGEVLFFIDQVPVYSPLTGTLRGLISEKVTCYQGLKCADVDPRPVEKVDCLTISDKARALGGAVLEAIFMIGRRKNIL
- the selD gene encoding selenide, water dikinase SelD, which produces MDFLSQCTSGGCGAKIESRVLNQLLQHLPETPANERLLVGFEHADDAAVYQITPEKALISTVDFFSPMVNDPLSFGKIAVANALSDVYAMGGTVLYALNLVCFPQKMSKEWLEQMLLGGSLKLKEAGALLAGGHSIYDHEPKYGLAVTGEVHPENLWHNNTPQVGDVLILTKALGVGIIQAAVRGQLAKQREQKIAQDSMERLNKYAAVNARSYAVHACTDVTGFGLLIHAKEMADNQVTLLIDTEALPTITGALAYAGECLVTAAGQRNRQTIGTTIDYSKISMEMQELLFDPQTSGGLLISVAADEAAACLAAIQKEDPVAKIIGEVLPKEQQAVVLL